CAAGTTGTGTGTAACCACTCTGATCTGTTGTGCTGTAATTTGTTAAACTGGTATTCTGTAACTTTTCAGTTCAAGATAAAGGCACACATGAAATATTTCTTATTGCTTGTTATGGAGTTCCATCTGCAGCACCTACATCACACTGCAGAAAGggtatttatatgtttgtagCTTTTCAAATACAGGTGGATTCTAGAGATCCGAGGATGTATGATCCCTGCCTGCACCCGGGGGTTCCCACTGCAGCCAAAGGTACAGTTTACCTGCTGAGCATTGAACTCTTTGAGCAGTACTATTGAGGTACATATGTTCCCCCTGTCATTAAAGTTAGTATAGGTGCAATGGTAAACTGTACCTGTACTATTCAAGTGTGTACCCTGGAAGTTTGTAAGGTTTAATAAACCCTATAAGCACCTGACAGGATAGGCCATGCTGGCTCCCATCAGCAGacattcttaaagtggaactaaacccgtgctactcacctatccctgttacatcgcagggcgctgccatcttcgatgttttcttcttcttcctccttgtggtctttggccatcttgactgacTAGGGATGACCTTATTCATTAGGGAAGCTGGGATTTCTGAGTTTCCCTGCCAACCACTGCTGAGCTGTGCAGCTCACCAAAATTTAACAAATGAGCAGCATTCAGGaaggtaaaaataattacatcacctgtccctttctgcaaaaaccacctgcctgaacATGAATTTTCCAATGTGTGACTTTAATCTAGACTTTAAGCTAGAGGAGGCCGTGGACAAGATgactgtcattttcttttttttttagggttaccTTGAGTCACTGCCACCTGATCAAGTTTGGGATATCAGTTTCTACCAAACTTGTCAGGGTTTGGTCTATTCTAGCTTGACACTATTGCTCACTTAAGATAAAGACATTGTAGCATGAGTGCAAGTTAATGAATGATACATGGATGATTGAACATAGATAACTAAGCACATTTTAATTCACTGAACTTAaagagactgatttattaaagctccccaaagctgaagaggataagttttcatcagtgaagctaggtaatccagcaaacctggaatggattccttaaaagtcacttgttttttgtttgcaaatattttcagtccttggccagatctatttcaggtttgctggatcactcagcttcactgattaaagtttatcctcttcagccttggagagctttaataaattaggtccaaagTGTATGTGCCTGTTTTACCAGTCATCTTTGTCAATCAATAGTGCATTTAAATCTACAAAAAAGTCACTACAGTGTCTGGATCATATATCTGTCAATGGCTTAATTTACTTGAATACATGAATATGGAGACATTTTTCATCCACAAATAGACATTCTTCATAAAATATCTGGTCAGTTTAAACACCCTTATGAACGGATAAGTCCTAATGACACTTCCACTTATGTCATTATGTGTTATCATGCAGTGTTCTCTCATACACTGCCAGGGTTAAATTGTTTTCAGTGAAGCAATGGAACAAAAGACGGAGCATGTGTTTGTCATTACTGGAAACagttaaaaaaggcaaaagagaGTAGAGTCTGATGGAGTGGATGCTGAATGTGAAAGTAATTCATCCCAGCTGCACCTTACCCCTTCCCAGTTCCTAGATTGTACTTACATTCTAATGTGAATGAAGGGGTCAAACAAGGGAGACTTATGTCGCtttcattaaaagtaaataataatttttatgaatACAAGGCACAGACAGCATTCTTCCTGAAAGCTTACCGAAAGCTCtaactttgttacatttttctttgtctgGAGAGCTTTTACTGTCCTATGAGCACTGTTAACTGCTCTGAGTTTGTTGAGGTTCAGACACATTCATAACCCGTAggtaatactgtataatatagtGTTGCTTCACTTACTGAAGTTATTTTAGATTAAATCCTGGAAAAAACAAACTCACCCTTGAGGTGGGCTCTCCTTGCACTGaaagctttaaatttttttttctgtagagtaACATTAAAAAGCAACTTTACCTACTGTATCTTTTCTCTGAGTTTGTCTTTAACATTGTGAACTGCATGCAACagcaaagagagaaagaaagggtcAGCCAAAAATAAACTCTTTTAAATGTGATACACATTTTTACCAGAAGTTGGACTAAGTTGTAACGCTTCATGTCcgagtcgagtcccaagtcattgacaccaagtcaagtctcaagtcaccaagaattcttccaagtcaagtcacttcatttatccccatttgtccccataaagaaaaagagctctgatcctgttcttgagcacaggatcgcattctaagtccacggctttctcctctgacagctgaagggggcagggaggaaggcagtgaggcttctgtaacaccaacCTGCTCCCcaccccctttagctgtcaggaTAGAAAGCCGGAAGTTAAgtcgcaagtcgagttgcaagtcgcaagtcgagttgcaagtcgctagGCTAAACCCCAAGTTGTGTCGCAGTCGTATTGAGTCCATATCGTGTGACTAGAGTTCCATCCTCTGATTTTTATGCATATTACTGTATGCATTCATACACATAATGTTATACAAAGTAAGAGAAAAACACCAGTGTGGAAGAAACTGTGGTGAAGATGTGCAAAAATGATACAAGACTTTTTCATACTCACCAAATATCCTGGATCCACCCTTCACTATCCTGGGACTCACAAGGTCCAGAACATGTCTAGAATGCTTCCTTCCAGTCCAAACGTTATGTTACAGGTTATTGTCCAAGTAAGAGTTGCGTTTTTTGTAACATGGGACAGGGATTTTCTATGTCCTAGAAAATAAAGGCCGTAACTCTGTTGGCATATTCCTGACTGAGATTCCACTGACTGAAGGTTGGGCCTGCATAAACAGACACCAATAATGAGATTGTTTCCTTGCATTTTCAGCTATGATTTGGTATTATTTACTCTATTCTAGTTTCCCACTGATTAATATTGTAAGGTGCACCATGTTTCAGATACTCCTGATTACACACTCTGTAAGGTGCAATAGAAAAAATAGGTCCAAATCCATTAGCAGAATTCAAGTCCAGTTAGAAGTACTTCAGTACTATAGCACATAGAAGAAAGTGggtgttcttaaaaaaaaaaatataaaaaaaaaaaaaatagcaaaagcagACTTCTAATCACAATACCAGATCTTCAATAAAGCAACTCATAAATAATGATAAACATCACTAGTAAATATACCAGGTAGCAGCCCTGGGATGCATCCTCACATATAGCCACTGAGGGAGGATGAAAGACTACATGGAAGATCAGAACCGGGAGTAGGTTAGGGCGGGCCTTGAACATGTCAGGAATGAGTGGTAGCCAATAATGGGagataaaacaatgcagacaTGCACACTGGTCCATCTTGGTCAAAGAAAACTGCAGCAGGGTGCTAGGCAGTAGTATGGTAAACCATTTTAAGAATTGCTAGAAAGTCCCTAACTATTTAAACAATGTCCTTTTGAAGGGTGGGCTTGGAAAAGTAGTAATTTTAATAATTCTGGATTGTTGCATAGGTATGCAGTTTTTTACTGAGAGAATGGTCACAGTTAATTTATCCTAATCCAATATTCAGCCATGTCTATTTTTGACACAACATCCTGCATGCACTGCATATCAACCCCACATCAATGTGTCCCCCCCATGATGAAAAGTTGTaaagtacactttttttgtatctACCATTCACTGAAATTAGCTTAAAGTATTATGTGAAAATTGGTAAGCTgtttaaaatgttgcaatttaGCATTGTCCAAcaacaaacacaattaaaaaatgtatttttttatgttcactttaaaagacTCTAGCAAAAGAATAAATGATTGCCTATTCTGAGGTTTCCGAATTTGGCATTATGAGCAGAATAAAATTCTGCAGTGTTATTTTAAATTGTCATTCAACAGTGTCCTCTACTGAGCATTTAGTGGGTACTGCAGATGTCAGTAAAATTTACACTATTTGGTCATAGAGGAAATTAGAGAGAAGTAATGATCTAATAGAACTGTAGAAACTCTTTTGTTGGCATCGATGGTTTTCAATACCAAAAATCAAGTGCAAAATATCATTAATTTTATATATCACAAATAGTTCccttcattttctcatttttttttttaatgtgatcgTGTATTGGTGTTACACATTTGTCACATTTGTAATATAAATCACTAGTCtcattttttcttatcttttttggataaaatatacaaaattttggATGGAGCGGAAAAAGGTTATTAAAACTTACTGTCATGGTGTCTGTTCATACAGTTTGATACAGAAAACTGCaaaacagacagcaatagaaattGGACTAAAGTTGTAGGTTTGTACTACtcccctaaaaatatatttatttttttttgtctgttgctgtaaaagatttcttaaaagattcttttttttactgtctggtGAAACCATTATCACTAGAACACTAATGGAATAATGTATACACCTCCAATTTCTTTCACTGGAAATCATCTTACATGATcgcttccagtgacagataaaagGAATGTGCACTGCACCCAAagcacctgttctgttctatggtgtGAGGAGGAAAAAGGAGTAGCACCCAGTTGTGCTCTCCTGTATTGACATGCCTAAGAGTCATACTTAAtggggggactgctgtacatatcAAGTTTTCTCCATTTGTTATAGGAGAGAATATTTTGACATGAGTACGAAGCCCAAAGAGGCTCATTTAGAATTCAGACCAGATATCATTATCCGCCCTTGATTATTCACTCTTCGCACACCACTCCTCATCCTGAAGTATAGCTAATTATGGCCCCATGGAGCAGGGACAGCTAcgtgtttagatttttttttttttttttttaagcatcacTATGAATTTACCTCAGCAGATTAAGTGAAGCCCTTAAGTGAATTAAAGCACATCTAATGACATTCTGGATAAAAGTACAAACCAGGCAATGATTCTAATCATTTCctactttatacaaaactaaaaggaTTTGACCTTTACActtcaaatatttattgatgCCAAGAACATATTGCACCATATTAGACAATAAGTAATGCTTTGGTGAATTTgcaaaaagaattgtaaaaataatactttttttatagccTACATTGAAAAGCTTAGTATGTACTATGATGGGTTCTATTATTACAGATCAGTTGTCAATATACCTGGCAGGGGGAATAAATATGAATGGACATTCATATCCATTGCAGGACATCACTTTGAAAAGGTCTTGGCTTTTGTGCCATGAAGTAAATCTTGATATGTTGCAGTATGAAGCAGCCACCAAGTGGTAAATCCCAGGGTTCCACTTTATTACCCTCATTCTGACAATACATTTACCATCCATGAATGATCACTCTTTGTAGGATCCAAACACATtccaccagtttttttttaaacaaagaattaGAAGATAGTATCctagttttaaactttttttctccaaCTTCATGCAGTAGAGCAATAACCTTGTGGTAAAATAATAACGCAGTGAAGGATGTGTTAAGTGGCATTGAAGTGATATTTGATTTGGAGTTTATTCCTATACAGTTTGGGATAAAAAGAAGTAAGAAAAGGAAATGggattattttaaagattttccaTTAATCCTATATTTTGCCTTGTATTCTTCTATATTGCAAAAGAAACAGTTTATGCGATTCAGGttcttttaaacattatttttatttgggatTTTGCACCTTGGCACAGTTAAGCTtataaagagaaagaaataaacaCGAACAGAGGAACTGCTGTAACATCATTATTGTTCAATCATAGACAGGCTATAAACTGAAAGCAAAGATAGTTTTATCTTGGGTGCAACCCATCTCATGGATCTTTATAACATTGCAGcataacaaatacattatatacattttatgcagtCTCTCACTTAAGCAATACAATAATACATCAGATATTTGTAACATAGGAGGAATCAGGAATAGATCTGTGCATTGCTTGTAGTGGCTGCTCCTTCTTACCGTGAGACTTTTAcccttgcaaaaaaaagaacatgaagaCTTAGACAGTACATGAGACATCCACCTCTCAAGACTTGGCTGGGTCTGAGTTGTGGGCTGCACACAAATTGGGTTAGGTATTCAGAATAAGAGTTTTGTGCATTATTACTGCCCTTTGCGCAGTCTCACTGAATAAGCCCAAAGAGTAATTTCAATTGCACCTTTGGCTTTtagaagtaaaacataaaaagagctaataaatacattgataCTTCATTTAtacttactgtataaaataaatattaaaaacagctgGACTAATTCAGCCATTCCACTATCAAAGTTTTATCACCTACGTTTATTAGGAGGCACAGGGAAAGTATTTTATGGAGTATATATAGTCCATTTCAGGCTTACTGGAatgtgcaatacaaataaaatgcagctaaaccttcacatttttttcactgtttcatTATTCATTAAAGAACACCAGTGCACAGCACATTGGTGGTAGCCAAAGAATGCTGGAACAACATTAAGTTTACTAAACAACCTTCATTGTTATATTGCATGACCTATGCTAGTGAGGCATAAGAAGAACTGGTAAATATGGTAAACACTTTCAAGCTTTTTCAATATAACAGCGCAAAGAGATAATAATGTGCTCTAAATCATAGTAAATGCTCAGAAATCACCAATGAGCTGATTGTAAGAAGCCTAGAAATTCCAGTATTGGTTAAAGCACTTTGCACATCATTACTGCCAATCATATTGCCTTAATGAAGACCTATAATTTTTCAAATGTGGCCTTACATTTCTTCACAGCTTGCAATTATATAACAACATTTTTCCAGGACTCATTTCACctgttccacatttttttttatttcacgaCTGTAACCATTGCATTAAAATGCAACCTTTTTGGCACAGTTTTGCATTTTGGCACCATAAGTTTTACAGCTAGGACATCGGGCTCCAGCTTTAAAATATAGAAATCAAGGGCTCTGCCCTCTTGGGAGGCTATAAAGCGTacagtttttttcaatattttacaatttagatTAGATTAAATGGGAAATGAATATGAACACTTCCTGATCTCACGTCTACATACTTCCAGAAAATGCATGGTTCTGAAGACTTGGAAGCTTTGATACGTTGTAGAAAAGTCTGTCAAACAGTTCATGAACAGGaagaaataaaacactttcagCGGAGGTATTGAAAACTCATCTTGGAGACAAATATGAGATTCACTGTTGAGGTTCTTTTGATTTTAGGCCATTCACTCCACATAGTTTGGTACTGAGAGACATTCATTCGGAGAACCAGACCAAGAAGGTAACATTGAGATGTATCATCATTCATAGCTTAAACAAAGAATACAACGCCTGGTGATACAGAGGTCTCTCTTGTTCTGATCTGAGCTAGGAAGCACTGTACAAAGACcttcacttgttttttaataaaccagtttCCATGTGCGTTTTGGGATACTTCTTGTAAGCGATGCTAAGGAAGTCTTCCACTGCATCAAGACATATTAACCgatcctaaaaaaacacaaacagcgTGTTACTTAAaaggattaaaagtaaaattctACTATTCTGACTGGATTTATAATGACATTATATCATCAAATATGACTTAATATTCTTGTTCATATGTGTACAGTAAAGTatcagttttactttttgtattcatTAACATTTTGCCGGCATAAAAGGACTTCAAAGAGAACCATCACCCGAGaatattttgttaatgtttaccAAATTCCACTAGGTAGACATTCAAGTTCATACATAAATAGTTTCCATTTAAAATCCATTGAAATCTGCTTGGTTCTtattagaaataaacaatattttaaaagtgtcCCTAAACAAAAAACtcaaatgtaatacattacagtTTACCCATCCGTAAATAAGTCagatacattcatttttttccggGTGTTTTTGCACCTTGTGATCTCAGGGTGACAATGCCACTCTAGGGCAGGATTGTGTTATGACTACAGAACACATTCCCATCTTACCATTGCCAAAAAAGTAGGAAGAAGGTCTTCCTAAGTTCACAGAGGTAAACTGGACAGGGCTGATATTAGGAATTGGGAAGCTTGATGGATCTTTGGCattaacaacagttttttttttttgcaatgatttttttttttgaaaagataaaaaaaaaagcattaaaactcTGGTGAACAGTTACATGGTCATGTGACTTGACACTGTGAGATCCATAAGCAGCAGTATCAGTTGTTATGGAAGGAACATTTACCATTTTCTATGACATATAGAAatggcatattattattataataatctaatgtccctaccatagtcatatgtgattaatgtagtctgaggtcaattgttagggagaagccaattaacctaactgcatgttttgggatgtgggaggaaactggagtacccggaggaaacccacggagacacggggagaacctgcaaactccatgcagatagtgtcctggctggggatcaaacctgggacctagcgctgcaaaggccggagtgctaacccctgagccaccgtgctgcccataggCAGTAGGCAGTATATATATAGATTGAGTGAGTCAGTCAGTCCCCTATGCTTAAAGCTCagtagtcattaaaaaaaaaaaaaagtcacataccATAATATATAGGTATCTCTCTGGCAAGTCCCACCCAGCCGGGAAGATGGTGGTCTCATCTGCTAGTCGTAAAAGCATTTCCATGGCCTTTTTCATGTTCTTCGGGCTACTGATGGTGCTTTGCTTTGTGACAGACAAAAGAGATTCTGCTTCTTTTTGAAAACCTGAAACAAAGAAATCATATTAAGTTAATTTAAGTATAAATAGAATAGTAAAGGTAAATCCAAACAAGGCCGCACATAACATTTTGTGTAATATAGCCTACACTTCCCATATATTCTGCCTGTGGCAGGagctctagatcaggggtcagcaaacttttttggctactaggccatttcaggtcAGAAGGCACACTAGGACAGATTCTCTCTAAAGCCGCGCGCTGATTGCTCCgccccccccaccaggaacacccctgaagggaaattcctctcctccgcaatgcatatggagaagaGGGAATTACCCCTTACCCCGGTGGTgaaagtgttaacgccggctgcTGTAAATAAGGAAGTAAGCCACAACAAGTAGGCTCAGCAACCACATTCGGCTCTGGTgccgcgggttgctgacccctgccggccgggatgaGGGCGATCAACCAGGGGGGGGCgctaggccggaacggactactggctaggctgtatctggcctaaaggcccgaGCTTGCTGACCTCTCTTCTAGACCAACAGAAATGTTTGGGAGATCTCGGACTCAAAAGCACAGGAAAATGGAGAATGATGAAGTAAAAGgtttctattttgttttggaaAGTTGTCCATAGCTTCTACTACCCCATCCATTAACAAACTGATTTTAAATGCAGTTACAGTCTTTGTTAAGCACATTAAGATATGATTAGTTTCAATTTTCAACACAGCATACCTAAGTCTTCCAGTATCTTCCTCCACCGTGCGCGCACTTCTCGTCTTGCTTGCCTCAGGGTGTATATTTCATAGTTGAGTTTCTGCCATTCCTGGATGTTGACAAAGAAGATTTATGACAAGTAAAGATGGTGTGTTTATACTTTGACTGCAAAGATTTATGTTTGATTATCTTTAGAACAGAGACCTAAGTCTCACACTCTTTAAAACAGTGAGCTAGTGCTGGTTTTCTCAGAAGCTTCACCATTGACCATTATTATTAGAGGGCATGTTAAGTTTATGTTAAAGGGCATTACGCTGCAATTTTGTATGAACTCCTGTCCACTGTTCTCCTTAAGCTGTGCTGCATGTTACAGACCTAAACtgctatgttgtacattacatacttttgACCAAAGTATTCTTTGTCTCAATAGCTCCTGATTGCCAAGTAGTCTGCAATTGTTTTTGTGAAGCTCTCCTTTCAGGTAGGCGAAGACCACAAAAAAGACATAGCACATCTCTGCTGCAAAAAAGGGTCTGTCTGTTACAAGGTTACTCATTTTTTGGTTAAAATTCCATTTgcaataggagaaaaaaagaaacaaaagaaggaCATCTTTTATCCACCATGTCAatcttcctaataataataatcttaagtGCAAACTTtacaagtaatacattttaatattaataatatactacATACCTAGTGCATTAGTGCTCCACATTATGGCTGACATTTAATGTGTTGGCTTGGCATGTctaggtatttttaaaattaaaaatcact
The Pyxicephalus adspersus chromosome 7, UCB_Pads_2.0, whole genome shotgun sequence genome window above contains:
- the MREG gene encoding melanoregulin isoform X2; this encodes MGLKDWLWALCCVRLGCIDYPKNEKQPLVNNNNNIQTYSTSIIHDDERNLWSSPHDLSHTEAVDDRMLHTWIQTRRQLEKDSEEWQKLNYEIYTLRQARREVRARWRKILEDLGFQKEAESLLSVTKQSTISSPKNMKKAMEMLLRLADETTIFPAGWDLPERYLYIMDRLICLDAVEDFLSIAYKKYPKTHMETGLLKNK